The following DNA comes from Candidatus Methylomirabilota bacterium.
TAGTAATCTCGCCCGTGCGCAGCCGCCAGCGGACGGCCAGGCTCAAGCGCGTGGTCGAGGAAGCCCACCGGCGATACGGTGGCGCGTTCCGGCGGCTCGCCGAGTAGGAAGTGAAGGTCGAGTTTCTCACGCTCGATGAAGTGCTGGCATTGCACGCGGACCAGATCGAGCGGTACGGGGGTCGTCCGGGAATTCGCGATGTCGCCTTGCTGGAATCCGCTCTGGCCATGCCGCAAGCGACGTACGGAGGCCGATGGCTGCATGAAAGCTTGCCCGAGATGGCTGCCGCCTATCTCTTCCATCTGGTCCAGGGGCATGCCTTCGTCGATGGCAACAAGCGCATTGGTCTCATGACCACGCTGGTCTTCTTGGGCTTGAATTCGCTCTCCCTTCAGG
Coding sequences within:
- a CDS encoding type II toxin-antitoxin system death-on-curing family toxin → MKVEFLTLDEVLALHADQIERYGGRPGIRDVALLESALAMPQATYGGRWLHESLPEMAAAYLFHLVQGHAFVDGNKRIGLMTTLVFLGLNSLSLQAASDELVDLVAGVATRRLSKAEVAVFVQQHTRPRKR